One window from the genome of Oscillospiraceae bacterium encodes:
- the fusA gene encoding elongation factor G — MPREYPLERTRNIGIMAHIDAGKTTTTERILFYTGKSHKIGEVHDGTATMDWMEQERERGITITSAATTCYWKGNRINIIDTPGHVDFTVEVERSLRVLDGSVTVFCAKGGVEPQSETVWRQANKYGVPRIAYVNKMDIMGANFYRVVSQIKDRLKANPVPIQLPIGSEGSFSGIIDLIKMKAYIYDNDMGTEISEIDIPADMTQKADEYRIGMLESLADTDDVLFEKYLEGEQISEDEIKAAIRKATCANKIIPVVCGTSYRNKGVQKLLDAVVDFLPSPLDVPHIKGINKNTDETEERQTSDEAPFAALAFKIATDPFVGRLCFIRVYSGTINAGDTVYNATKGGRERFGRIVMMHANHRQDVDKIYAGDIAGVVGVKNTTTGDTLCDEKYPIILESMNFPEPVIRVAIEPKTKAGQEKIGLALSKLAEEDPTFKTYTDEETGQTIIAGMGELHLEIIVDRLLREFRVEANVGKPQVSYKETIRKEAYIENKYVKQSGGKGQYAHVKMTIEPNESGKGYEFINKVVGGNIPKEYIPAVDAGIRGAMQSGVVAGYNVVDVKCTLLDGSYHEVDSSEMAFKICGSMAFKEAMKKADPILTEPIMKVVVDVGDEYLGDVIGDISSRRGLIQSIETLPGGGEQRITSSVPLANMFGYATDLRSKTQGRGVYTMEPSHYTEVPANIQEQIIKGSV, encoded by the coding sequence ATGCCGAGAGAATACCCATTAGAAAGAACACGCAATATCGGTATTATGGCTCATATCGATGCCGGCAAAACGACAACAACGGAACGGATTCTGTTCTATACCGGCAAATCGCATAAAATCGGGGAAGTCCACGACGGGACAGCAACAATGGACTGGATGGAACAGGAACGCGAAAGAGGCATAACGATAACCTCGGCCGCAACAACCTGCTATTGGAAGGGAAACCGCATAAATATCATTGACACCCCCGGCCACGTCGACTTCACCGTTGAAGTAGAACGATCACTCCGCGTCCTTGACGGCTCGGTTACCGTTTTTTGTGCGAAAGGCGGTGTGGAGCCGCAGTCGGAAACGGTATGGCGTCAGGCGAATAAATACGGTGTTCCGCGCATTGCTTATGTCAACAAAATGGACATAATGGGCGCAAATTTCTACCGCGTTGTAAGTCAGATTAAGGATCGCCTAAAAGCGAATCCCGTTCCGATTCAGCTACCTATCGGCAGCGAAGGAAGCTTTTCCGGAATAATCGATCTCATTAAAATGAAGGCTTATATCTATGATAATGATATGGGCACAGAAATTTCTGAGATCGATATACCGGCCGATATGACCCAAAAAGCCGATGAATACAGGATTGGCATGCTTGAATCGCTCGCAGACACAGACGATGTGTTGTTCGAGAAATATCTCGAGGGCGAGCAAATTTCCGAGGATGAAATAAAGGCGGCTATCAGAAAAGCCACCTGCGCAAACAAGATCATCCCCGTTGTATGCGGCACATCCTACAGAAACAAAGGCGTACAAAAATTGCTCGATGCGGTTGTCGACTTCCTGCCGTCGCCGCTCGATGTCCCGCACATTAAAGGCATTAATAAGAATACAGACGAAACAGAAGAGAGACAGACAAGCGACGAAGCGCCGTTCGCGGCGCTGGCGTTTAAAATCGCAACCGACCCGTTCGTCGGAAGACTTTGTTTTATCAGAGTTTATTCCGGAACGATTAATGCCGGCGACACGGTTTACAACGCGACAAAGGGCGGAAGAGAACGCTTCGGACGCATTGTCATGATGCATGCCAATCACCGCCAGGATGTGGATAAGATTTATGCCGGAGATATAGCCGGAGTGGTGGGAGTTAAAAACACCACGACCGGAGATACTCTTTGCGACGAAAAATATCCGATCATCCTTGAAAGCATGAATTTCCCAGAGCCTGTTATTCGCGTCGCGATAGAGCCGAAAACGAAGGCAGGTCAGGAAAAAATAGGTCTCGCGCTTTCAAAGCTGGCTGAAGAAGATCCGACATTCAAGACATATACAGACGAAGAAACCGGACAAACGATAATTGCAGGAATGGGCGAGCTCCATTTGGAAATAATCGTCGACAGGCTTTTAAGAGAATTCCGTGTTGAAGCGAACGTCGGCAAACCTCAGGTTTCATATAAAGAGACAATCCGCAAGGAAGCATACATTGAAAACAAGTATGTCAAACAAAGCGGCGGCAAAGGCCAGTATGCGCATGTAAAAATGACTATCGAGCCCAACGAATCCGGCAAGGGATATGAATTTATCAACAAGGTCGTCGGAGGAAATATTCCTAAGGAATACATCCCCGCGGTCGATGCCGGCATAAGAGGCGCAATGCAGTCAGGCGTGGTCGCCGGATACAACGTAGTGGATGTCAAATGCACATTGCTCGACGGATCGTATCATGAAGTCGACTCCTCCGAAATGGCATTCAAGATCTGCGGATCTATGGCATTCAAGGAAGCGATGAAAAAAGCCGATCCGATACTGACAGAACCTATAATGAAAGTGGTTGTCGATGTCGGAGACGAATATCTCGGAGATGTAATAGGAGATATCTCGTCGCGAAGAGGCCTTATTCAAAGCATCGAAACTCTGCCAGGCGGCGGAGAACAGAGAATAACATCCAGCGTGCCGCTCGCAAACATGTTCGGCTATGCCACAGACCTGAGGAGCAAAACCCAGGGCAGAGGCGTATATACGATGGAGCCGAGCCACTATACCGAAGTCCCGGCAAATATTCAGGAACAAATAATTAAAGGCTCAGTATAA
- the tuf gene encoding elongation factor Tu: protein MGKAKFERTKPHVNIGTIGHVDHGKTTLTAAITKTLALTDPSIQFLAYDQIDNAPEEKARGITINTRHVEYSTANRHYAHVDCPGHADYVKNMITGAAQMDGAILVVAATDGPMQQTREHIVLARQVGVPSIVVFMNKCDLVDDAELLDLVEMEVRDLLNTYNFPGDEIPIIRGSARDALESTSKDTNAPEYKCIHELMDAVDSYIPTPERKADLPFLMPVEDVFSITGRGTVATGRVERGTLKLGEDVEIIGLSEEKKKTTITGIEMFKKLLDYAEAGDNIGCLLRGIQKKEIERGQVLAKPGTIHPHTKFTGQVYVLSEKEGGRHKPFFNNYRPQFYFRTTDVTGVITLPKDVEMCKPGDNIHMFVELITPIAIEKNLRFAIREGGRTVGSGVVIDIEA from the coding sequence ATGGGAAAGGCAAAATTCGAAAGAACCAAACCTCACGTTAACATCGGAACCATTGGTCACGTCGACCATGGCAAGACCACTCTTACCGCTGCAATAACCAAGACCCTTGCTCTCACAGACCCGTCAATTCAATTTCTTGCTTACGATCAGATCGACAACGCGCCGGAAGAAAAGGCAAGAGGTATAACAATCAATACCCGTCACGTCGAATATTCCACAGCGAACAGACACTATGCTCATGTTGACTGCCCCGGCCACGCCGACTATGTTAAGAACATGATCACCGGTGCCGCACAGATGGACGGCGCTATACTCGTCGTTGCCGCCACCGACGGTCCGATGCAGCAGACACGCGAACACATCGTTCTCGCCCGCCAGGTTGGCGTTCCTTCTATCGTCGTATTCATGAACAAATGCGACCTTGTCGATGACGCAGAGCTTCTCGACCTAGTCGAAATGGAAGTTCGTGACCTTCTTAATACCTATAATTTCCCGGGTGACGAAATACCGATTATCCGCGGCTCCGCAAGAGATGCCCTTGAAAGCACGAGCAAAGATACCAATGCTCCTGAATACAAGTGCATACATGAGCTTATGGATGCAGTAGACAGCTATATTCCGACTCCCGAAAGAAAAGCGGATCTTCCGTTCCTTATGCCTGTTGAGGATGTCTTCTCCATCACCGGACGTGGCACTGTCGCTACGGGCAGAGTTGAAAGAGGAACACTCAAACTCGGCGAGGATGTCGAGATCATAGGTCTTTCCGAGGAAAAGAAGAAGACCACAATTACAGGTATCGAAATGTTCAAAAAGCTTCTCGATTACGCAGAAGCCGGCGACAACATCGGATGCCTGCTCCGCGGTATTCAGAAGAAGGAAATCGAAAGAGGACAGGTTCTTGCCAAACCGGGCACGATCCATCCCCACACGAAATTCACAGGTCAAGTTTACGTTTTAAGCGAAAAAGAAGGCGGCCGTCATAAGCCATTCTTCAATAACTATCGTCCGCAGTTCTATTTCAGAACAACCGACGTTACCGGTGTTATCACTCTTCCGAAGGACGTCGAAATGTGCAAGCCCGGCGATAACATTCATATGTTTGTCGAGCTCATCACTCCGATTGCTATCGAGAAGAACCTCCGCTTTGCTATCCGCGAAGGCGGCAGAACCGTCGGTTCCGGCGTTGTTATAGATATCGAAGCCTGA